Proteins from one Devosia chinhatensis genomic window:
- a CDS encoding cytochrome ubiquinol oxidase subunit I — translation MDFGQSAELLARIQFAFTVSFHFIFPAFSIGTASYLAVLNGLWLWKRDPAYLKLFEYWKTIFAVTFGMGVVSGIVMSYQFGTNWSVFSERAGAVIGPLMGYEVLTAFFLEAGFLGIALFGRKRVGDTLHMVAVVVVAVGTLISATWILSVNSWMHTPQGFSIDANGNFVPEDWWAIVFNPSFPYRLVHTVLAAFLTTAFAVGAVGAWHLLKDRTNRQARIMFSMAMWMAAIVTPMQILAGDMHGLNTLEYQPAKIAAMEGHYESHPEGAPLILFGIPNEDEQRIDYAIEIPKLSSLILKHDLNAPLDGLDAFPEDARPPVTIPFFAFRIMVGIGFAMLFVGLWSLWARWRKNIYTNTWLHKAALVMGPSGFVAVLAGWFTTEVGRQPFTVYGLMRTSESLSPVEAPAVGASLVAFVVVYFLVFGAGVFYLFRLFRRPPILEEDHELDKGPHRAAGINPGPAQEDTIREGAHHHGD, via the coding sequence ATGGATTTCGGGCAATCGGCTGAGCTCCTGGCGCGGATACAATTCGCCTTTACCGTCTCCTTCCATTTTATCTTCCCGGCCTTTTCCATCGGCACGGCGTCCTATTTGGCCGTGCTCAACGGTCTGTGGCTGTGGAAACGCGATCCGGCCTACCTCAAGCTCTTCGAATACTGGAAGACCATCTTCGCGGTCACCTTCGGCATGGGCGTGGTGTCGGGCATCGTCATGTCTTACCAGTTCGGCACCAATTGGTCGGTGTTTTCCGAGCGTGCCGGCGCCGTCATTGGCCCGCTCATGGGCTATGAAGTGCTCACCGCCTTCTTCCTCGAGGCCGGGTTCCTCGGCATTGCCCTCTTTGGTCGCAAGCGCGTCGGCGACACGCTGCACATGGTTGCGGTGGTTGTGGTCGCCGTCGGTACGCTGATCTCGGCCACCTGGATCCTGTCGGTCAATTCCTGGATGCATACCCCCCAGGGCTTTTCCATCGATGCCAATGGCAATTTCGTGCCCGAGGACTGGTGGGCCATCGTCTTCAATCCCTCCTTCCCCTATCGGCTGGTGCATACGGTGCTGGCGGCCTTCCTCACCACGGCCTTTGCGGTGGGCGCGGTTGGCGCCTGGCACCTGCTCAAGGATCGCACCAATCGCCAGGCCCGCATCATGTTCTCCATGGCCATGTGGATGGCGGCCATTGTCACCCCAATGCAGATCCTGGCCGGGGACATGCATGGGCTCAATACGCTCGAATACCAGCCGGCCAAGATCGCGGCCATGGAAGGCCATTACGAGAGCCATCCCGAGGGTGCGCCGCTGATCCTGTTCGGCATTCCCAATGAGGACGAGCAGCGCATTGATTATGCCATCGAAATCCCGAAGCTCTCCTCGCTGATCCTCAAGCACGACCTCAATGCCCCCCTCGACGGGCTCGACGCCTTTCCCGAGGATGCCCGTCCGCCGGTCACCATCCCGTTCTTCGCCTTCCGCATCATGGTCGGCATCGGCTTTGCCATGCTCTTTGTCGGCCTCTGGTCGCTCTGGGCCCGGTGGCGCAAGAACATTTATACCAATACCTGGCTGCACAAGGCGGCCCTGGTCATGGGCCCCTCCGGCTTTGTTGCCGTGCTCGCCGGCTGGTTCACCACCGAGGTCGGTCGCCAGCCCTTTACCGTCTATGGACTGATGCGCACCTCGGAAAGCCTGTCCCCGGTCGAAGCACCGGCCGTGGGCGCCTCGCTCGTGGCCTTCGTCGTGGTCTACTTCCTCGTCTTCGGCGCGGGCGTCTTCTATCTCTTCCGCCTGTTCCGCCGCCCGCCCATCCTCGAAGAGGATCACGAGCTGGACAAGGGTCCCCACCGTGCCGCCGGCATCAATCCCGGCCCGGCCCAGGAAGACACGATCCGCGAAGGAGCCCATCACCATGGCGATTGA
- the cydB gene encoding cytochrome d ubiquinol oxidase subunit II has translation MAIDLPTVWAGIIAFAVLAYVVLDGFDLGVGILFPFFPERQNRDLMTNSIAPVWDGNETWLVLGGGGLMAVFPVVYATVLPALYMPIIMMLLGLVFRGVAFEFRWRTARGSIYWDVGFWLGSTIAAFTQGLAVGALVQGITIVDNAYAGGWWDWLTPFTIITGLAVTIGYALLGATWLNLKTTGELQARSRRLAMATGVITLGLIGVVSLWSPFINENYFNRWFGWPTAFFSAFVPVMLAGCAFALWHGLTTDKHLQPFLAALGLFVLSFVGLGISFYPYIVPGALTIAEAAAPESSLIFLLVGASVLIPVILAYTGYAYWVFRGKIDPDEGYH, from the coding sequence ATGGCGATTGATCTCCCCACCGTCTGGGCCGGCATCATCGCCTTCGCGGTCCTCGCCTATGTCGTGCTCGACGGCTTCGATCTGGGCGTCGGCATCCTCTTTCCCTTCTTCCCGGAGCGGCAGAACCGCGACCTGATGACCAATTCCATCGCCCCGGTCTGGGACGGCAACGAGACCTGGCTGGTGCTGGGGGGCGGCGGGCTGATGGCGGTGTTTCCGGTGGTCTATGCCACCGTGCTGCCGGCGCTCTACATGCCCATCATCATGATGCTGCTGGGCCTGGTCTTTCGCGGCGTGGCCTTCGAGTTCCGCTGGCGCACCGCGCGCGGGTCGATCTATTGGGATGTCGGCTTCTGGCTGGGCTCGACCATTGCCGCCTTTACGCAAGGGCTGGCCGTGGGTGCGCTGGTCCAGGGCATCACCATTGTCGACAATGCCTATGCCGGCGGCTGGTGGGACTGGCTGACGCCTTTCACCATCATTACCGGCCTTGCCGTCACCATCGGCTACGCCCTTTTGGGCGCCACCTGGCTCAACCTCAAGACCACCGGCGAGCTGCAGGCCCGATCGCGGCGCCTGGCCATGGCCACCGGTGTCATCACCTTGGGGCTGATCGGCGTCGTCTCGCTGTGGAGCCCATTCATCAACGAGAATTATTTCAATCGCTGGTTCGGCTGGCCCACGGCCTTCTTCTCGGCCTTTGTGCCGGTCATGCTGGCCGGGTGCGCCTTTGCCCTTTGGCATGGCCTCACCACCGACAAGCACCTCCAGCCATTCCTTGCCGCCCTGGGGCTGTTTGTGCTCAGCTTTGTCGGCCTCGGTATCAGCTTCTACCCCTATATCGTGCCCGGCGCCCTCACCATCGCCGAAGCCGCCGCGCCGGAAAGCTCGCTGATCTTCCTCCTTGTGGGAGCAAGCGTGCTGATCCCGGTCATCCTGGCCTATACCGGCTATGCCTATTGGGTGTTCCGCGGCAAGATTGACCCCGACGAGGGCTACCACTGA
- a CDS encoding EamA family transporter, which translates to MRPTSIVLPVLLVTLGMVFTQTGASFAKMLFPLVGAQGATALRLTLAALVLALVFRPWRHRLDRRQWRAVLLYGGAMGAMNLFFYAALEHIPLGIAVALEFTGPLAVALFGARKPLDFFWIVLALAGFALLLPWSDASGDIAPVGVALALCAGACWAGYIIFGQRAGTGGGAHIAALGVGTAAVIALPFGAIGAGTSLLDPAILPLGLAVALLSSAIPYALDMVALPHIPARLFGILMSGQPAFAALSGLVILHETLGLGQVGGIAAIMAASIGATITIARRPPPPVA; encoded by the coding sequence GTGCGGCCCACTTCCATCGTCCTGCCTGTCCTTCTCGTCACCCTTGGCATGGTCTTCACCCAGACCGGGGCAAGCTTTGCCAAAATGCTCTTCCCATTGGTCGGCGCGCAGGGCGCCACAGCCTTGCGCCTCACCCTGGCCGCCCTCGTCCTGGCGCTCGTCTTCCGCCCCTGGCGGCATCGCCTCGATCGTCGGCAATGGCGGGCGGTGCTGCTCTATGGCGGTGCCATGGGCGCCATGAACCTGTTCTTTTACGCCGCCCTGGAACACATTCCGCTCGGCATCGCCGTCGCGCTCGAATTCACCGGCCCGCTCGCCGTGGCCCTGTTCGGCGCCCGCAAGCCGCTCGATTTCTTCTGGATCGTCCTGGCACTGGCCGGCTTTGCCCTGCTGCTGCCTTGGAGCGATGCCTCCGGCGACATTGCCCCGGTCGGGGTCGCCCTGGCCCTGTGTGCCGGCGCCTGTTGGGCCGGTTACATCATTTTCGGCCAGCGCGCCGGCACCGGCGGCGGTGCCCATATCGCCGCTTTGGGCGTCGGCACGGCAGCCGTCATCGCGCTGCCCTTCGGCGCCATCGGTGCGGGAACCAGCCTGCTCGATCCCGCCATCCTGCCGCTGGGTCTTGCCGTGGCGCTTCTCTCCAGCGCCATCCCCTATGCGCTCGACATGGTCGCACTGCCCCATATCCCGGCGCGTCTTTTCGGCATCCTCATGTCAGGCCAGCCCGCCTTCGCGGCGCTTTCCGGGCTCGTCATCCTGCATGAAACGCTGGGCCTTGGCCAGGTCGGGGGCATCGCCGCGATCATGGCCGCCTCGATCGGGGCCACCATCACCATTGCCCGCCGGCCACCGCCACCGGTTGCATGA
- a CDS encoding YciI family protein translates to MLYAILCYNDEQEVSRWTAEEDAACMERLGKVQADMSARGKLGPVVRLWNTDEARTLRKSSGEPVVFDGPFAETKEQFLGFYVADCQSMDEAMDFAKKLAVANPGTGSYEIRPLRYFGNNQLTEA, encoded by the coding sequence ATGCTCTACGCCATTTTGTGCTATAACGACGAACAGGAAGTCTCGCGCTGGACCGCCGAGGAAGATGCCGCCTGCATGGAGCGTCTGGGCAAGGTCCAGGCCGATATGAGCGCCAGGGGCAAGCTCGGCCCGGTGGTGCGGCTCTGGAATACCGACGAGGCCCGCACGCTCAGGAAAAGCTCGGGCGAGCCGGTGGTCTTCGACGGTCCCTTCGCCGAGACCAAGGAACAATTTCTCGGTTTTTACGTCGCCGATTGCCAGTCCATGGACGAAGCCATGGACTTCGCCAAAAAGCTTGCCGTCGCCAATCCCGGCACCGGCTCTTACGAAATCCGGCCCCTGCGCTATTTCGGCAATAATCAACTGACCGAGGCCTAG
- the panC gene encoding pantoate--beta-alanine ligase yields MTIILRDKAALKAWRKALGTGARLGFVPTMGALHAGHVSLMELARERADVVIASIFVNPLQFGPNEDLSRYPRPIEADIEKLEAAGVDALFLPSVEDMYPPGASTFVDEAMVSLPLCGAERPGHFRGVATVVLKLFNLVQPDVALFGQKDAQQCAVIERMVRDLDVPVEIVRGPIVREADGLALSSRNVYLSPEDRAAAPFLYESLAAVADAYRAGETDPEKLASIGRSVLAGSERIALQYWEVRDPQSLGAIAKVGARGALLAVAAHLGTTRLIDNLPIGPED; encoded by the coding sequence ATGACGATCATCCTTCGCGACAAGGCTGCGCTCAAGGCCTGGCGCAAGGCGCTGGGAACCGGGGCGCGGCTGGGCTTCGTACCGACCATGGGGGCGCTGCATGCCGGCCATGTGAGCCTGATGGAGCTGGCGCGGGAGCGGGCGGACGTGGTCATCGCCTCGATCTTCGTCAATCCGCTGCAATTCGGGCCCAACGAGGATCTGTCGCGCTATCCCAGGCCTATCGAGGCCGATATCGAAAAGCTCGAGGCGGCGGGCGTCGACGCGCTGTTCCTGCCCTCGGTCGAGGACATGTATCCGCCCGGCGCGTCCACCTTCGTCGACGAGGCGATGGTATCGCTGCCGCTTTGCGGGGCCGAACGGCCCGGCCATTTCCGCGGCGTGGCGACGGTGGTGCTCAAGCTCTTCAACCTGGTGCAGCCCGATGTTGCTCTGTTCGGGCAGAAGGATGCCCAGCAATGCGCGGTGATCGAGCGCATGGTGCGTGATCTCGACGTGCCGGTGGAGATCGTGCGCGGACCGATCGTGCGGGAGGCGGACGGGCTGGCGCTGAGTTCGCGCAATGTCTATCTCTCGCCAGAGGATCGCGCCGCAGCGCCGTTCTTGTACGAGAGCCTGGCAGCGGTCGCGGACGCTTATCGAGCCGGCGAGACCGACCCGGAAAAGCTGGCCTCCATCGGTCGGTCGGTGCTGGCCGGATCGGAGCGGATCGCGTTGCAATATTGGGAGGTCCGCGACCCGCAAAGCCTCGGTGCCATCGCCAAGGTCGGCGCGCGCGGGGCGCTGCTGGCGGTGGCGGCGCATCTGGGAACGACCCGGCTCATCGACAATTTGCCGATCGGGCCGGAAGACTAG
- the coaBC gene encoding bifunctional phosphopantothenoylcysteine decarboxylase/phosphopantothenate--cysteine ligase CoaBC, with product MANILIAISGSISAYKIADVVSELGKAGHQTQCLLTKSASQFVSPLVLETLSGRPALSDLFGPSVSGTEHIDLARWADLVVFAPASANMLARLALGLADDLPSTVALATEAPMLVAPAMNTVMWDKPIVQQHLATLVSRGAGLIPPASGLLACGEVGMGKLAPVAEIVAAIERALLPDRQDLAGQRILMTAGPTTSAIDAVRYITNHSTGRMGAAMAEEALRRGAAVDYVLGMDKGVVRPVAPRGTQGRLRVIEVRTAEEMAAAALQYLPLAQGVVASAAVMDYAVAAPAANKLKRAAAAIALDLVPSQDVLGSLRQAATGQWFLGFAAETDDVEAHGRGKLEAKGLDYLFANEVSRLGAAGQTGFAVGTNAGVLLGKDGSRHALGLGSKADIARQIWDLIA from the coding sequence ATGGCCAATATCCTGATCGCGATATCCGGCTCGATCTCGGCCTACAAGATTGCCGATGTCGTTTCCGAACTGGGCAAGGCCGGGCACCAGACGCAGTGCCTGCTGACCAAGAGCGCCAGCCAGTTCGTCAGCCCCCTGGTGCTGGAAACGCTGAGCGGGCGGCCGGCCCTGTCCGATCTGTTCGGGCCCAGCGTATCGGGCACCGAGCATATCGATCTGGCGCGATGGGCCGATCTCGTCGTCTTTGCCCCGGCCAGCGCCAATATGCTGGCGCGGCTTGCCCTGGGGCTTGCCGACGACCTGCCCTCGACGGTGGCCCTGGCCACCGAGGCGCCGATGCTGGTCGCGCCAGCCATGAACACGGTGATGTGGGACAAGCCCATCGTGCAGCAACACCTGGCGACGCTGGTGTCGCGCGGCGCCGGACTGATCCCGCCGGCATCGGGCCTATTGGCCTGTGGCGAAGTGGGCATGGGCAAGCTGGCGCCGGTCGCCGAGATCGTCGCGGCCATTGAGCGGGCGCTGCTGCCGGACCGGCAGGATCTTGCCGGCCAGCGCATCCTGATGACGGCGGGGCCGACAACGAGCGCCATCGATGCGGTGCGCTATATCACCAACCATTCCACCGGGCGGATGGGCGCGGCGATGGCCGAGGAGGCGCTGCGGCGCGGCGCGGCGGTCGATTATGTGCTGGGCATGGATAAGGGCGTGGTGCGCCCGGTGGCGCCGCGCGGCACGCAAGGACGGCTGCGCGTCATCGAGGTTCGCACGGCCGAGGAGATGGCTGCAGCGGCGCTCCAATATCTGCCGCTGGCGCAGGGCGTCGTAGCCAGCGCGGCGGTGATGGATTATGCCGTCGCCGCGCCCGCCGCCAACAAGCTCAAGCGGGCCGCGGCCGCGATCGCGCTCGATCTGGTGCCGTCCCAAGATGTGCTGGGAAGCCTGCGTCAGGCTGCGACCGGCCAGTGGTTCCTGGGCTTTGCGGCCGAAACGGATGACGTCGAGGCCCATGGGAGGGGCAAGCTCGAAGCAAAGGGGCTCGATTATCTCTTCGCCAACGAAGTGTCGCGGCTGGGCGCGGCGGGCCAGACCGGCTTTGCCGTGGGCACCAATGCCGGCGTGCTGCTGGGCAAGGACGGATCGCGCCATGCGCTGGGACTGGGCAGCAAGGCCGACATTGCCCGGCAGATCTGGGACCTCATCGCATGA
- the panB gene encoding 3-methyl-2-oxobutanoate hydroxymethyltransferase, with product MSAQTPSKRLTTRDISAMRQRGEAIAMLTAYDATMASLVESAGVDMILIGDSLGNVVLGHETTLPVTLDDMIRHASAVKRGSRRALLVCDMPFGSVTDPQIAVQNAVRVMKETGVEAVKIEGGLAVVPMVEMLVAQGIAVMAHIGLMPQSVHQMGGYYMHGKDEASAARLRAEAKALEAAGAFAIVLECVTPALAADITRALTIPTIGIGSGKDCAGQVLVVNDLIGLSVTPPPSFAKPRADVAAIIRAAVGDYVADTKAERQPIPMPRRAE from the coding sequence ATGTCGGCCCAGACCCCCAGCAAACGCCTTACAACGCGCGATATTTCCGCGATGCGCCAGCGCGGCGAGGCCATCGCCATGCTGACTGCCTATGACGCTACGATGGCCAGCCTCGTCGAAAGCGCCGGGGTGGACATGATCCTTATCGGCGATAGCCTGGGCAATGTCGTGCTCGGGCATGAAACCACCCTGCCGGTGACGCTGGACGACATGATCCGGCATGCAAGCGCCGTCAAGCGGGGGTCGCGGCGGGCGTTGCTGGTCTGCGACATGCCGTTCGGCTCGGTTACCGATCCGCAGATCGCGGTGCAGAACGCGGTGCGGGTGATGAAGGAGACGGGGGTCGAGGCGGTCAAGATCGAGGGTGGCCTGGCCGTGGTGCCCATGGTCGAGATGCTGGTGGCACAGGGCATTGCCGTCATGGCCCATATCGGGCTCATGCCGCAATCGGTGCACCAGATGGGCGGTTACTACATGCATGGCAAGGACGAGGCTTCGGCTGCGCGGTTGCGCGCGGAAGCCAAGGCGCTCGAAGCTGCCGGCGCCTTCGCCATCGTTCTTGAATGCGTGACGCCGGCACTGGCCGCAGACATCACCCGGGCTCTCACCATCCCCACGATCGGCATCGGCTCGGGCAAGGATTGCGCCGGGCAGGTGCTGGTGGTGAACGACCTGATCGGGCTCAGCGTAACGCCGCCGCCCAGCTTCGCCAAGCCAAGGGCTGATGTCGCGGCCATCATCCGCGCAGCGGTGGGCGATTACGTCGCCGACACCAAGGCCGAGCGGCAGCCCATCCCCATGCCGCGGCGGGCTGAGTAA
- a CDS encoding methyl-accepting chemotaxis protein: MKIFSTSVKAKILLVAAIPAAFFLAVCVVAVLSISSMQAATKQVEHTYNVIGLATGAHEHAVVAQSGARGFALTADEAQFRNFEEGMATTIGNLEKVRELVSDNPVQVERASEALRLFNEWVEAAPNQTIAARRLATTDEQLTQYVRNYASFGGSQAFAAFRDVISAMVAEEEGLLVVRAAASEAATTTTYFLVGGGIAAALILGSIFAWVIGSSVSSPLARLTGAMGELTSGRLDVDVPHAERADEVGAIARALAVFKANAVRIAELAGEEEGRRAATLARQDMMQRFQDGFARVVHATLEGDLSQRIDERFGDDEIDMVVDSFNEMLDTVSKAVNEAGDVLAGMAKADLTRRMNADYRGVFDDLKSNVNSMGQQLSEIMGKVRDTSVGLRMATGEILSGANDLSERTTRQAAAIEETTAALEQVTATVTANAKRADLASQKAREVTKAAENGGQTIQEATQAMERITQSSRKISDIIGMIDDIAFQTNLLALNASVEAARAGEAGKGFAVVAIEVRRLAQSAAHASDEVKALIEQSANDVADGTQLVSRASSALSSMIDGMRDSSVLITEIAGASEEQAQAIAEVGQAVRQMDEMTQHNAALVEETNAAIEQTESQARTLDATVEVFVIDARPAGMSKAAPRAEPERPSFAAKAKAAAKTFLSRGNTALAQDWSEF, translated from the coding sequence GTGAAAATCTTCAGTACCTCCGTAAAGGCCAAAATCCTGCTCGTTGCAGCAATCCCGGCCGCGTTCTTCCTGGCTGTCTGCGTCGTGGCGGTGCTGAGCATTTCGTCCATGCAGGCGGCGACCAAGCAGGTCGAGCACACCTATAACGTGATCGGGCTGGCGACCGGTGCCCACGAACATGCGGTGGTCGCGCAGTCCGGTGCGCGCGGCTTTGCCCTGACCGCCGATGAGGCCCAGTTCAGAAACTTCGAGGAGGGCATGGCAACGACCATCGGCAATCTCGAAAAGGTGCGAGAGCTCGTCAGCGACAATCCGGTCCAGGTCGAACGGGCGTCCGAGGCGCTGCGGCTTTTCAATGAATGGGTTGAGGCGGCCCCCAATCAGACGATTGCAGCCCGGCGCCTGGCGACAACGGATGAGCAACTCACCCAATATGTCCGGAACTATGCAAGTTTCGGTGGCAGCCAGGCTTTCGCCGCCTTCCGCGACGTCATCTCCGCGATGGTCGCAGAAGAAGAAGGATTGCTGGTTGTTCGTGCAGCGGCCAGTGAAGCGGCCACCACCACCACCTATTTCCTGGTCGGCGGCGGCATAGCCGCCGCTCTGATCCTGGGATCGATCTTTGCCTGGGTCATCGGTTCGAGCGTCTCCTCGCCATTGGCGCGTCTCACCGGCGCCATGGGTGAACTAACCTCCGGCCGGCTCGACGTGGACGTGCCCCATGCCGAACGCGCCGACGAAGTGGGCGCCATCGCCCGGGCCCTGGCGGTGTTCAAGGCCAATGCGGTGCGCATCGCCGAACTCGCCGGCGAGGAAGAAGGCCGCCGGGCCGCAACCCTGGCGCGGCAGGACATGATGCAGCGCTTCCAGGACGGTTTTGCCCGGGTCGTGCATGCAACGCTTGAAGGCGATCTGTCGCAGCGCATCGACGAGCGCTTCGGAGATGACGAGATCGACATGGTGGTCGATAGCTTCAACGAAATGCTCGACACGGTCAGCAAGGCCGTGAACGAAGCCGGCGACGTGCTGGCCGGCATGGCCAAGGCCGACCTGACCCGCCGGATGAACGCCGATTATCGCGGCGTGTTCGACGACCTCAAGAGCAACGTCAACAGCATGGGCCAGCAATTGTCCGAAATCATGGGCAAGGTACGCGACACATCGGTAGGCCTGCGCATGGCCACGGGTGAAATCCTCTCGGGAGCCAACGATCTGTCCGAGCGCACGACCCGACAGGCGGCCGCAATAGAGGAGACTACCGCCGCACTCGAGCAGGTCACTGCGACCGTGACCGCCAATGCCAAGCGCGCCGACCTGGCGAGCCAGAAGGCCCGCGAAGTGACCAAGGCCGCCGAAAACGGTGGCCAGACGATCCAGGAAGCCACCCAGGCCATGGAGCGCATCACGCAGTCGTCGCGCAAGATCTCCGATATTATCGGGATGATCGACGACATCGCCTTCCAGACCAATCTGCTGGCGCTGAACGCTTCGGTTGAAGCGGCCCGTGCCGGCGAAGCCGGAAAGGGCTTTGCCGTGGTCGCCATCGAGGTGCGGCGCCTGGCCCAGTCGGCCGCCCATGCCTCCGACGAGGTCAAGGCGCTGATCGAGCAGAGCGCCAACGATGTGGCCGATGGCACGCAATTGGTGTCACGCGCCTCCTCGGCGCTGTCCTCGATGATCGACGGCATGCGGGACAGCAGCGTGCTGATCACCGAGATCGCCGGCGCCAGCGAAGAGCAAGCCCAGGCCATCGCCGAAGTGGGCCAGGCCGTGCGCCAGATGGACGAGATGACCCAGCACAATGCGGCGCTGGTGGAAGAGACCAATGCGGCCATCGAGCAGACCGAAAGCCAGGCGCGCACGCTCGATGCGACCGTGGAAGTGTTCGTTATCGACGCGCGGCCGGCGGGCATGTCCAAGGCGGCACCGCGGGCCGAGCCCGAGCGCCCCAGCTTTGCGGCAAAGGCCAAGGCTGCAGCCAAGACCTTCCTGTCGCGCGGCAATACCGCACTGGCCCAGGACTGGAGCGAATTCTGA
- a CDS encoding diguanylate cyclase — translation MLGRLFDFSVTRVAPVSLFAVACLVGNSWWTFHNISQLVQATTWVEQTADIQLEVARIETDLVNAETGQRGYVLTALTDYLEPYYAGIRYADQRLVQLDRMATGHPAITAQLDDLETAVLGKFEEMRTVISLMETRGQIAARQRISLGEGKALMDEVRLVVSTIQGELASDLEAQKQQVALARTSALSALSLFVTGTLILVALLYATSRRELARRSKDSAEIAQYAQSLKSSLAELRRDRNEVQELIEAAGYMQSCDSVPELTRLLTPILERIFAGYSGHVYLHAPSRNRLDCVASFGGLEPAHLMAPTDCWALRRGQDHLHTLENGAPACAHHHGERSDTLCVPLIAHGDTIGLLTLIRQDQQDHDPADKMDNARRLSHMVGAQLGLTFANLKLQDSLRQQAITDPLTQAFNRRYLDAIGDKILAQADRFHQHLAVAMLDVDHFKQYNDLHGHVAGDHALTAVAHFMQTHIREADWLFRYGGEEFLIILQGSDADSARAKLEHMREAVAALQFTNGDIVLPGVTISLGCAIYPEHATSLAELIDLADGALYEAKAAGRNRIRLHEGRSETASVTGANLLSIAAKA, via the coding sequence GTGCTCGGTCGTCTGTTTGACTTCAGCGTAACGCGTGTGGCTCCCGTATCCCTGTTCGCCGTTGCCTGCCTTGTCGGCAACAGCTGGTGGACCTTCCACAATATTTCTCAATTGGTTCAGGCCACGACCTGGGTCGAGCAGACTGCCGACATCCAGCTCGAAGTGGCCCGGATCGAGACCGATCTCGTCAATGCCGAGACCGGCCAGCGCGGCTATGTGCTCACGGCGCTGACCGACTACCTCGAGCCCTATTACGCCGGCATTCGCTACGCCGATCAGCGCCTCGTTCAGCTGGACCGGATGGCCACTGGCCATCCCGCGATTACCGCGCAGCTCGATGACCTCGAAACTGCCGTGCTGGGCAAGTTCGAGGAAATGCGCACCGTCATCAGCCTGATGGAAACGCGCGGCCAGATCGCGGCCCGCCAGAGAATTTCCCTGGGTGAGGGCAAGGCGCTGATGGATGAGGTCCGCCTCGTGGTCAGCACTATTCAGGGCGAACTCGCCAGCGACCTCGAGGCACAGAAGCAGCAGGTTGCCCTGGCGCGCACTTCGGCCCTTTCTGCCCTGTCACTGTTCGTCACCGGCACCCTCATCCTGGTCGCCCTGCTCTATGCCACGTCCCGGCGGGAGCTGGCCCGCCGATCCAAGGATTCGGCGGAGATCGCGCAATATGCCCAGTCGCTCAAGAGCTCGCTGGCCGAATTGCGCCGTGACCGCAACGAGGTGCAGGAGCTCATCGAGGCCGCCGGCTATATGCAGAGCTGCGACTCGGTCCCGGAACTCACGCGCCTTTTGACGCCCATTCTCGAGCGCATCTTTGCGGGCTATTCGGGGCATGTCTATCTGCACGCACCCTCGCGCAACCGGCTCGACTGCGTCGCCAGTTTCGGTGGCCTAGAACCAGCGCACCTGATGGCGCCCACCGATTGCTGGGCCTTGCGGCGCGGCCAGGATCATCTGCACACGCTCGAAAACGGCGCGCCCGCCTGTGCCCATCATCATGGCGAACGATCAGACACGCTCTGCGTCCCGCTCATCGCCCATGGCGACACGATCGGGCTGCTCACGCTCATCCGTCAGGACCAGCAGGATCACGACCCCGCCGACAAGATGGACAATGCCCGCCGCCTCTCGCACATGGTGGGGGCGCAACTCGGGCTGACCTTCGCCAATCTCAAATTGCAGGATTCCCTGCGCCAGCAGGCCATTACCGACCCGCTCACCCAGGCCTTCAACCGCCGCTACCTCGATGCGATTGGCGACAAGATCCTGGCCCAGGCGGATCGCTTCCATCAGCATCTGGCCGTGGCCATGCTCGATGTCGACCATTTCAAGCAATACAACGACCTGCATGGCCACGTCGCCGGCGACCATGCCCTGACAGCGGTCGCCCACTTCATGCAGACCCATATCCGCGAGGCCGACTGGCTGTTCCGCTATGGCGGCGAGGAATTCCTCATCATCCTGCAGGGCAGCGACGCGGACTCTGCCCGCGCCAAGCTCGAGCACATGCGAGAGGCGGTCGCCGCGCTGCAATTCACCAATGGCGACATCGTCCTGCCGGGCGTCACCATCTCGCTCGGCTGCGCCATCTATCCCGAGCACGCCACGTCCCTGGCCGAGCTGATCGACCTGGCCGATGGCGCGCTCTACGAGGCCAAGGCTGCCGGCCGCAACCGGATCCGCCTGCATGAAGGCCGAAGCGAAACTGCCTCTGTTACGGGGGCCAATCTTCTATCCATTGCGGCAAAGGCATGA